The proteins below are encoded in one region of uncultured Eubacteriales bacterium:
- a CDS encoding conserved hypothetical protein (Evidence 4 : Homologs of previously reported genes of unknown function): protein MGAKNMVIAGDYLNKGVMKFGVTAQINTSLKESLVLNKATVDSYEVVTEEHSKSASSGVARGLVGGVLLGPVGLLAGGISAKNKGAYTVAIAFKDGKRSLAEIDEKIYKALVASMF from the coding sequence ATGGGAGCGAAAAACATGGTCATTGCGGGAGACTACTTAAACAAAGGTGTAATGAAATTTGGCGTGACAGCGCAAATTAACACCAGCTTGAAAGAGTCTTTGGTGCTGAACAAAGCAACCGTTGACAGTTACGAGGTCGTCACCGAAGAACACAGCAAAAGCGCCTCAAGTGGGGTTGCCCGCGGGCTCGTGGGCGGAGTGTTGCTCGGGCCAGTAGGACTGCTGGCGGGTGGAATAAGTGCAAAGAACAAGGGGGCGTATACTGTCGCAATTGCCTTCAAGGATGGTAAGCGGAGCCTTGCAGAAATTGACGAAAAGATATATAAAGCCCTGGTAGCAAGCATGTTTTAA
- a CDS encoding putative XkdN-like protein (Evidence 3 : Function proposed based on presence of conserved amino acid motif, structural feature or limited homology) — protein MSKLQEFLMQGGAAESVTAEVAVAGFPHPFTVKSISEAENKALRKSCQKTSLDKKTHQKSVETDQDLYNNRLVAACCVDPNFKDAQLQETYGVVGAEALIDNVLKPGQFVEVLLAVQEVNGFSDSVNDLRDEAKN, from the coding sequence ATGAGCAAGTTGCAGGAATTTTTGATGCAGGGCGGAGCCGCAGAATCGGTAACCGCCGAGGTTGCGGTGGCTGGGTTCCCGCACCCGTTCACCGTAAAAAGCATCAGCGAGGCCGAGAACAAGGCCCTGCGCAAGAGCTGCCAGAAGACCAGCCTGGACAAGAAGACCCACCAGAAGAGCGTAGAGACCGACCAGGACCTGTATAACAACCGCCTGGTGGCCGCGTGCTGCGTTGACCCTAACTTCAAGGACGCGCAGTTGCAGGAGACCTATGGAGTGGTGGGCGCGGAGGCCCTGATTGATAATGTGCTCAAGCCAGGGCAGTTCGTTGAGGTGCTGCTTGCGGTGCAGGAGGTCAATGGCTTTTCTGATAGCGTAAACGATCTGAGGGACGAAGCAAAAAACTGA
- a CDS encoding Tape measure domain protein, translating into MSVATQMDIRDRMSSVLDKITRNTERVNTALRTTDALTQTTGSQVGGFGHTATEADRAAERVENFNQKQRQAQTESRGITDEWGRIKGAVQGAIAAMGLKKALDLSDTMATTQARLDLMNDGLQTTKELQDQIMASANRSRAAYQTTADAVSKMGIMAADAFGSNKELIAFSELINKQFTIAGTSAAGIDAAMLQLTQAMASGVLRGEELNSVFEQAPTIIQTIAKYLDVPIGKIREMAADGEITASVVKNAMLASADEINAKFESMPMTWGQVWIRMSNAALVALQPVLTGINWLANNIEIIGPLVLGLGAAFLVFQVAAHWTQIAAAATAAYHAVVGFLSIGFGVLTGSTTAATAAVSTFNSALLASPITWIVMLVVILIAALYAVVAIVNKVTGSTVSATGIIAGAVMWLVALIGNIAIGLFNGLIQSAWSTFVEPFIGIIEWVLNVVNGGFDDFGGAVANLIGNIISWFLSLGKVVTKIIDAIFGTDWTGGLTALQDNVLGWGKNETAITLDRSAPEIAHRFDMTDAFDMGYNFGSGIEDKVAGLFGFDGSNMDAIYDGVGDTADNTGKMAESVNIADEDLKFLRDVAEMRFVQNFVTLTPTVAMNASISEKVDVGDVVGEIERRLEEEFAANAEGVYA; encoded by the coding sequence GTGTCTGTCGCAACACAAATGGATATCAGGGACAGGATGTCCTCGGTTCTGGACAAAATTACTCGCAATACGGAACGGGTGAATACTGCCCTGCGGACTACCGACGCCCTGACACAGACTACGGGGAGTCAGGTAGGAGGATTCGGCCATACGGCCACTGAGGCCGACAGAGCCGCGGAGCGCGTGGAGAACTTCAACCAAAAGCAGCGGCAGGCCCAGACGGAGTCGCGCGGCATCACCGACGAGTGGGGGCGGATTAAAGGGGCTGTCCAAGGGGCGATAGCCGCCATGGGGCTGAAGAAGGCACTGGACCTCTCCGACACAATGGCGACCACCCAGGCACGGTTGGACCTGATGAACGACGGACTGCAGACCACAAAGGAGTTACAGGACCAGATCATGGCCTCCGCTAACCGCTCCCGCGCTGCCTACCAGACTACCGCCGACGCAGTGTCTAAGATGGGCATTATGGCGGCGGATGCCTTCGGTAGCAACAAGGAACTGATTGCTTTTTCTGAGCTTATCAACAAGCAATTCACCATTGCCGGGACATCGGCGGCGGGGATCGACGCGGCCATGCTGCAATTGACCCAGGCCATGGCCTCTGGTGTCCTTCGCGGCGAGGAATTGAACAGCGTATTTGAGCAAGCACCGACAATCATTCAGACCATCGCCAAATATCTGGACGTTCCCATCGGGAAAATCCGGGAGATGGCAGCAGATGGAGAGATTACGGCCAGCGTCGTCAAAAACGCTATGCTAGCGTCTGCGGATGAGATCAATGCAAAATTTGAATCTATGCCTATGACCTGGGGGCAGGTGTGGATCCGGATGAGCAATGCAGCGCTGGTAGCGCTCCAGCCTGTTTTGACAGGAATCAACTGGCTTGCAAACAACATTGAAATCATCGGGCCCTTGGTTCTAGGCCTCGGGGCCGCATTCCTGGTGTTTCAGGTGGCAGCTCACTGGACGCAGATTGCGGCGGCAGCCACTGCGGCTTATCATGCCGTGGTAGGGTTCTTATCCATTGGGTTCGGCGTGTTGACAGGGAGCACAACTGCAGCAACTGCAGCAGTGTCTACGTTTAATTCTGCCTTGCTTGCCAGTCCGATCACCTGGATTGTTATGTTGGTCGTCATCCTAATTGCCGCGCTCTACGCCGTAGTGGCGATAGTCAACAAGGTTACAGGCTCTACAGTCTCGGCAACGGGTATTATTGCAGGCGCGGTGATGTGGTTAGTGGCGCTAATCGGGAATATCGCAATCGGTCTGTTTAACGGACTGATCCAGTCTGCGTGGAGTACGTTTGTCGAGCCCTTTATCGGGATCATTGAATGGGTTTTGAACGTAGTCAATGGTGGCTTTGACGACTTCGGCGGAGCCGTGGCGAACCTGATCGGAAACATAATCTCCTGGTTCTTGTCCCTGGGAAAGGTGGTCACGAAGATCATTGACGCGATCTTTGGGACTGACTGGACGGGTGGTCTTACAGCCCTACAAGATAATGTTCTCGGCTGGGGTAAGAATGAAACAGCGATCACCCTTGACCGGAGCGCCCCCGAAATAGCTCATCGTTTTGATATGACAGATGCTTTTGACATGGGGTATAACTTCGGCTCTGGAATTGAGGATAAGGTTGCCGGGCTATTTGGGTTCGATGGCAGCAACATGGACGCGATCTATGATGGCGTGGGCGACACGGCAGACAATACGGGGAAAATGGCGGAGTCCGTCAACATCGCCGACGAAGACCTGAAGTTCCTGCGCGATGTGGCTGAAATGCGCTTCGTCCAGAATTTCGTCACCCTTACCCCGACAGTTGCCATGAACGCCAGCATCAGCGAGAAGGTGGACGTGGGAGACGTTGTTGGCGAGATCGAACGTAGGCTGGAGGAGGAGTTTGCTGCCAACGCCGAGGGGGTGTACGCATGA
- a CDS encoding putative Phage-like element PBSX protein XkdP (Evidence 3 : Function proposed based on presence of conserved amino acid motif, structural feature or limited homology), translating to MSYSMYLKTAAGVWLPIPVLPDKLKVTSPGKNKTDTVLGLGEVLLLRKKGLRTLAWDSHFPAHPAPYVTGGASADIPAPIELVKAIQAARDSLEPLRFLLLGTDLDVNMLVGVGDFSYDERGGEVGDIYYSIELTEWKDYSARRLVLQGGTKKVVDAPAERSGTPGPAPKSYTVAAGDSLWSVARRAYGDGAAWKQIYDANKATIGANPSLIYAGQVLTLI from the coding sequence ATGAGCTACAGTATGTATCTCAAAACAGCAGCGGGAGTGTGGCTGCCTATTCCCGTACTGCCGGACAAGTTGAAGGTGACCAGCCCAGGCAAGAACAAGACCGATACCGTGCTGGGGCTCGGCGAGGTTCTGTTGCTACGGAAGAAGGGGCTGCGAACGCTGGCGTGGGACAGCCATTTCCCCGCCCATCCTGCGCCCTACGTGACCGGCGGCGCGTCCGCGGATATCCCAGCACCTATTGAACTGGTTAAGGCCATACAGGCGGCCAGGGACAGCCTAGAGCCGCTACGGTTCCTGCTGCTTGGCACGGACCTGGATGTAAATATGCTGGTGGGTGTGGGTGATTTCAGCTATGACGAGCGAGGCGGAGAGGTCGGGGATATCTACTACTCTATTGAGCTGACCGAGTGGAAGGATTATTCCGCCCGGCGGCTGGTACTCCAGGGCGGCACGAAAAAGGTGGTGGATGCACCGGCAGAACGAAGTGGAACGCCTGGCCCAGCACCCAAGAGCTATACGGTGGCAGCAGGAGACAGCCTATGGTCCGTGGCCCGCAGAGCTTATGGAGACGGTGCGGCATGGAAACAAATTTATGATGCAAACAAGGCGACCATTGGGGCCAACCCTAGCCTCATCTATGCGGGGCAGGTGCTGACGCTGATATGA
- a CDS encoding conserved hypothetical protein (Evidence 4 : Homologs of previously reported genes of unknown function): protein MMIQYQNNRTGASFDVTSLVVSAKWTTTRSGSPAKLELSALKDAAVEWTEGGIITLQDGESGLFYGYVFKISLSQDETVDITAYDQTRYLKNKETYVFQGVRADQVLREIAEDFKLKAGDVPNTGYLISYMIFDSKPLFDIILEALDRTLINSGRMFYLWDDFGALRLSEVTRPAELPVIGEDSLSTGFTYTSSIDGETYNQIKLVRDNKDTGKRDVYIVKDSNNMALWGTLQAYEKADDGLNEGQIKAQAEQMLELYNRPERTLSLSALALPGLRAGQIIYARLPAAGVEQSFLVEEVTHDLLEEDMELKVRVV, encoded by the coding sequence ATGATGATTCAATACCAGAACAATCGAACCGGCGCGTCTTTCGATGTGACGAGCCTGGTGGTCTCGGCAAAATGGACCACCACGCGGTCGGGGTCTCCCGCAAAGCTGGAGCTGAGCGCACTCAAAGACGCTGCCGTAGAGTGGACTGAAGGCGGGATCATTACCCTGCAGGATGGAGAAAGCGGCCTCTTCTATGGGTATGTGTTCAAGATATCCCTATCTCAAGATGAGACCGTAGATATTACCGCCTATGACCAGACCCGATATCTAAAAAACAAGGAGACCTATGTGTTCCAGGGCGTACGGGCAGACCAAGTGTTACGCGAAATCGCCGAGGACTTCAAGCTGAAAGCAGGGGACGTGCCCAACACGGGATACCTCATCTCCTACATGATCTTCGACTCAAAGCCCCTCTTCGACATCATCCTGGAGGCGCTGGACAGGACGCTAATAAACAGTGGTCGAATGTTCTACCTGTGGGACGATTTTGGAGCCCTGCGGCTGAGTGAAGTGACGCGGCCCGCGGAGCTGCCGGTGATCGGGGAGGACAGCTTGTCCACGGGGTTCACCTATACCTCCTCTATCGATGGGGAGACCTACAACCAGATCAAGCTGGTTCGAGACAACAAGGACACCGGAAAGCGGGACGTCTACATCGTCAAGGACTCCAACAATATGGCCCTCTGGGGGACACTGCAGGCCTATGAGAAGGCTGACGATGGACTGAACGAGGGGCAGATCAAGGCCCAGGCGGAGCAGATGCTGGAGCTATACAACCGCCCTGAGCGCACCCTGTCCCTGTCTGCGCTGGCCCTGCCGGGCCTGAGGGCTGGACAGATCATCTATGCCCGCCTTCCTGCGGCTGGTGTGGAACAATCCTTCCTGGTAGAGGAGGTAACGCACGACCTACTGGAGGAAGACATGGAACTGAAAGTGAGGGTGGTATGA
- a CDS encoding conserved hypothetical protein (Evidence 4 : Homologs of previously reported genes of unknown function), with protein sequence MMLEQMKRVAAQTGEAGVPVKLMFGTVSETEPLTVMVDSRFPVTAPALLVPLELQGHTHEVKAAVTGEAQGHAHTIAATATELDTGGGLKKGDRVILLRNQGGQEYLVLGRCG encoded by the coding sequence ATGATGCTGGAACAAATGAAACGGGTGGCAGCCCAGACCGGGGAGGCAGGAGTTCCGGTTAAGCTCATGTTTGGGACTGTCTCGGAGACGGAACCGTTGACCGTAATGGTGGACAGCCGATTTCCTGTCACCGCTCCGGCTTTGCTCGTCCCCCTGGAGTTGCAGGGGCACACCCATGAGGTGAAGGCTGCTGTCACGGGGGAGGCGCAAGGGCACGCCCACACTATCGCGGCCACAGCGACCGAGCTGGACACCGGCGGCGGGCTGAAAAAAGGAGACCGGGTGATCCTGCTGCGCAACCAGGGCGGGCAGGAGTACTTGGTGCTGGGGAGGTGCGGGTGA
- a CDS encoding Phage protein encodes MLPTAQSGILGVVEVVNQADLPSRTYRIDFETGRVSGFVDGAQAVSQAIRKTLLTERFSYLIYSWNYGMEWNGLTGKSPRAVESELRRLLSESLLQDERILSVGEVAIDRISRGVATVTVTVETAFGEVKEEVTAYV; translated from the coding sequence ATGCTGCCGACAGCACAGAGCGGAATCCTGGGCGTGGTTGAGGTAGTAAATCAGGCCGATTTGCCCTCTAGGACCTACCGCATAGACTTTGAGACGGGCCGGGTGTCTGGTTTCGTGGACGGTGCGCAAGCTGTATCCCAGGCCATTCGAAAGACACTGTTGACCGAGCGATTTTCCTACCTCATCTACTCCTGGAACTACGGCATGGAATGGAACGGGCTGACCGGGAAGAGCCCGCGGGCGGTGGAGAGTGAGCTTCGCCGCCTGCTATCTGAGTCCCTGCTACAGGATGAGCGCATCCTGTCCGTTGGTGAGGTCGCGATTGACCGGATTAGCAGAGGAGTCGCCACTGTTACTGTCACGGTAGAAACCGCCTTCGGTGAAGTCAAAGAGGAGGTGACAGCTTATGTATGA
- a CDS encoding conserved hypothetical protein (Evidence 4 : Homologs of previously reported genes of unknown function), producing the protein MYEDQTYEAIMERCLSRVPDTMDKREGSIIYDALGPACAEVAGLYVELSNILDRAFPDTAIGTDLDRKAAERSVVRQPATGAIRKATFTGTSGAAIDVPVGTRFSGGGINYTATEKMETGAWKMTAETVGSVGNTYFGLLFPIDYVEGLAGAQLGDVLIPGDDQEDDESLRKRYFNSFWAQAFAGNPAAYREFVGALDGVGGVKVARAPSGGGTVGVTIVASDWAVPSTALIDMVQAAVDPVGNQGAGAGLAPIDHVVTVAGVVSRSVGIAFTLTLEDGVTWAGVKPTAEAAIQDYFDELTRSWADSVTLTVRISQIETRILSIPGVLDVEGTILNGAATNLQLMGTEIPVLGSVANGTA; encoded by the coding sequence ATGTATGAAGATCAGACCTATGAGGCCATTATGGAGCGCTGCTTGAGCCGGGTCCCGGACACGATGGATAAGCGGGAGGGCTCCATCATCTACGACGCATTGGGCCCGGCTTGCGCTGAAGTGGCGGGTCTGTACGTGGAGCTCAGCAATATCCTTGACCGGGCGTTTCCGGATACAGCTATTGGAACCGACCTTGACCGAAAGGCGGCTGAGAGAAGTGTGGTCCGCCAACCGGCCACCGGTGCAATTCGAAAAGCTACCTTTACCGGCACATCTGGTGCGGCTATTGACGTGCCTGTTGGCACACGCTTTTCTGGTGGGGGAATCAACTACACAGCAACCGAGAAAATGGAGACCGGCGCGTGGAAGATGACCGCCGAGACAGTGGGGAGCGTGGGCAACACCTACTTTGGATTGCTGTTCCCTATTGATTACGTGGAGGGGCTTGCGGGGGCGCAGTTGGGTGACGTGCTCATCCCCGGCGACGATCAAGAAGACGACGAGAGCCTACGCAAGCGATATTTCAATTCCTTCTGGGCCCAGGCCTTTGCAGGAAATCCCGCGGCGTATAGAGAGTTTGTGGGTGCGCTGGACGGCGTAGGTGGTGTCAAGGTGGCCCGTGCGCCATCGGGCGGCGGCACCGTAGGGGTGACAATCGTAGCTAGTGACTGGGCGGTGCCGTCAACTGCGCTGATAGATATGGTGCAGGCCGCTGTGGACCCCGTGGGAAACCAGGGAGCAGGAGCGGGGCTTGCCCCCATTGATCACGTCGTTACGGTGGCGGGTGTGGTCAGTAGGAGTGTTGGCATTGCATTTACGCTCACGCTTGAAGATGGCGTCACATGGGCCGGTGTCAAGCCAACTGCGGAGGCCGCCATTCAGGACTACTTTGACGAGCTGACTCGCAGTTGGGCGGACTCGGTCACGCTGACGGTCCGTATCAGCCAGATTGAGACCAGGATACTGTCGATACCTGGGGTGCTGGACGTGGAAGGCACCATCTTGAACGGAGCAGCGACAAACCTTCAGCTCATGGGAACGGAAATTCCGGTACTTGGGAGTGTAGCCAATGGAACTGCATAA
- a CDS encoding conserved hypothetical protein (Evidence 4 : Homologs of previously reported genes of unknown function) encodes MELHNYWPEFMAEMKEFKALALAEQPEVTVVQLVVRQIPDDFFVETLTDAGAERWEKMLGLAVAGDWALDDRRFRIMTWFTEQAPFTFRRLKELLGTLCGEGGFTATRDVSTRNLVVRVALTAKQNYKDVGALLERIVPANMTIDLSLLYNQHGLLAGFTHTQLSAYTHEQLRNEAIT; translated from the coding sequence ATGGAACTGCATAACTACTGGCCGGAGTTCATGGCGGAGATGAAAGAGTTCAAAGCCCTGGCTTTGGCCGAGCAACCCGAAGTTACTGTTGTCCAGCTTGTCGTTCGGCAGATACCGGACGATTTTTTTGTTGAGACGCTGACCGATGCTGGGGCAGAGCGCTGGGAGAAGATGCTTGGCCTGGCCGTGGCTGGGGACTGGGCATTAGATGATCGAAGGTTCCGCATTATGACGTGGTTTACTGAGCAGGCGCCCTTCACGTTCCGGCGGCTGAAGGAGTTACTGGGGACGCTATGCGGAGAGGGCGGCTTTACGGCAACCCGGGATGTGAGCACGAGAAATCTCGTTGTTCGTGTGGCCCTGACTGCAAAGCAGAACTATAAAGACGTGGGGGCCTTGTTAGAACGGATCGTTCCGGCGAATATGACCATTGATTTGTCTCTGCTCTATAACCAACACGGGCTGCTGGCGGGATTCACCCACACCCAGCTCTCGGCCTATACTCACGAGCAATTAAGAAACGAGGCGATTACCTGA
- a CDS encoding hypothetical protein (Evidence 5 : No homology to any previously reported sequences) yields the protein MQETEHYKLKKPAVTDFYNIADQNENADKLEAALDGLETGKEALVKNASEKSAPADADSLAIIDSADSSKTKRLTWSNLKAVLKTWLDSLYATVSHNHAWSAITGKPTAFTPTSHAATHKTGGADALTPADVGAAAASHTHGSLTNDGKIGATADLPIFTGTGGALATKTAAAARTALGVPSVADTTALLTLPPWVRIATYETAGAFTWTAPDLFNGANYDIGGWMCGGGGAGGVALRNSGTTTYYYQAVGGASGRARAFKMTVTPGQVYNLVVGVGGAAAVAATSLYANGNSGGSTSFNGISVDGGEGGKYAYDSSSDFSYKSLPAAIGAQCSVGLTQPLSTSSLYLFNTFLMTMNPFGGVLVPHSLRVRDGSPIYDFWNLGMVGFPNECFDPFACEQRLGAGASALYTVSSSPSGILFPPGLNPTSGLGGGAGSITNGTPAGDATAPGCGGGALCYAASGPIASRNGAGAPGAVYIYARRVAA from the coding sequence ATGCAGGAGACTGAGCACTATAAACTGAAAAAGCCCGCGGTGACAGACTTTTACAACATCGCAGACCAGAATGAAAACGCCGACAAGCTGGAGGCTGCCCTCGACGGCCTGGAGACAGGGAAGGAGGCGCTTGTAAAGAACGCCTCCGAGAAGTCTGCCCCGGCGGATGCTGACAGTCTGGCCATAATCGACAGCGCGGACAGCAGCAAGACCAAGCGGCTGACGTGGAGTAACCTCAAGGCGGTGCTGAAGACCTGGCTTGATTCGCTGTATGCCACAGTGAGTCATAACCACGCCTGGAGCGCCATCACGGGAAAGCCCACCGCCTTCACGCCCACCTCCCACGCTGCAACGCACAAGACCGGGGGGGCGGACGCATTGACGCCGGCAGACGTAGGGGCGGCGGCGGCCTCGCACACCCATGGGAGCCTCACCAACGACGGTAAAATCGGGGCCACCGCTGATTTGCCCATCTTCACCGGGACTGGCGGCGCACTTGCCACCAAGACAGCAGCGGCGGCAAGGACGGCGTTGGGAGTGCCCAGCGTAGCGGATACTACAGCGCTGCTGACGCTGCCGCCCTGGGTCCGTATTGCCACCTATGAGACCGCAGGTGCGTTTACATGGACCGCGCCTGACCTGTTCAACGGCGCAAACTACGACATCGGCGGGTGGATGTGCGGGGGAGGCGGAGCTGGGGGCGTGGCACTGCGTAACAGCGGTACCACCACTTATTACTACCAGGCCGTAGGCGGGGCGTCAGGGCGCGCGAGAGCATTTAAAATGACTGTTACGCCTGGGCAAGTTTATAACCTGGTGGTGGGTGTAGGCGGCGCGGCGGCGGTTGCAGCCACGTCTCTCTACGCAAACGGCAATTCCGGAGGCTCGACCTCGTTCAATGGAATCTCCGTCGACGGTGGAGAGGGCGGTAAGTACGCTTATGACAGCTCATCCGATTTCTCCTATAAAAGTCTGCCCGCTGCGATTGGGGCACAATGCTCCGTTGGACTTACGCAACCACTTAGCACGTCGTCTCTGTATTTATTTAACACGTTTCTTATGACCATGAATCCCTTCGGCGGTGTATTGGTACCGCACTCCCTTCGTGTCAGGGATGGGTCACCGATCTATGATTTCTGGAACCTCGGCATGGTGGGATTCCCCAATGAGTGCTTTGACCCCTTTGCCTGTGAGCAAAGGCTCGGCGCGGGCGCAAGTGCGCTTTATACTGTGTCATCGTCTCCTTCGGGTATCTTGTTCCCGCCGGGCTTGAACCCGACAAGCGGCCTTGGCGGCGGTGCGGGTAGCATCACGAACGGTACGCCTGCCGGGGACGCCACGGCCCCCGGCTGCGGCGGCGGGGCATTGTGCTATGCAGCCTCAGGCCCCATCGCGTCGCGCAACGGAGCAGGCGCTCCCGGCGCGGTCTACATCTACGCAAGGAGGGTGGCGGCGTGA
- a CDS encoding hypothetical protein (Evidence 5 : No homology to any previously reported sequences), translated as MKTVRVAGGIVQEIIPDYAKPVDQWYGEAFAAQCHEAPDEVEQGWRYDADTGTFAPPAEPESPTPAPLDALTVTQLAVAELAQTVEDNNTATQLAIAELAEALLGGAT; from the coding sequence GTGAAAACGGTAAGAGTAGCGGGCGGCATTGTGCAGGAGATCATCCCCGACTATGCCAAACCGGTAGATCAGTGGTACGGGGAGGCGTTTGCGGCACAGTGCCATGAGGCCCCCGACGAGGTGGAGCAGGGATGGAGGTATGACGCAGATACCGGGACGTTCGCGCCGCCCGCAGAGCCGGAGTCGCCCACTCCTGCGCCACTTGATGCACTGACAGTGACGCAACTGGCCGTCGCGGAACTTGCCCAAACCGTAGAGGACAACAATACCGCCACACAGCTTGCAATTGCGGAGCTGGCCGAGGCGCTTTTAGGAGGTGCGACATAA
- a CDS encoding hypothetical protein (Evidence 5 : No homology to any previously reported sequences), with translation MSKHIEKIPLSRIVRIQIWPNPNRLTLAEAMAAQAEPPDIALSGVYYNGDWTIAGHVKADGQILSREEGWGEWGYAWDNGPDIKMIQIPKGGGAPYLNYLSCKSLLTPWDGIDAPLTVGTALQGKRGWAALALDGDNLIVWAAGDGANAITLPQLRSELYELGAETALALDGGQSVKYRAKDGSVYINNASRPVTQHYIFIWLKPIPTKTQYKVQVGAFSVKSNAERLRDELAGKGYPGFITEVQT, from the coding sequence ATGAGTAAGCATATAGAAAAGATTCCGCTTTCGCGGATCGTACGCATCCAGATATGGCCCAACCCAAACCGACTGACGCTTGCAGAGGCCATGGCAGCCCAGGCGGAGCCGCCTGACATCGCTCTGAGCGGAGTCTACTATAACGGTGACTGGACGATTGCCGGGCACGTCAAGGCGGACGGACAGATTTTGAGCAGGGAGGAGGGATGGGGTGAGTGGGGTTACGCCTGGGACAATGGACCGGATATTAAGATGATCCAGATCCCCAAGGGCGGCGGAGCGCCCTACCTCAATTACCTGTCCTGCAAGTCCCTCCTGACCCCGTGGGACGGCATTGACGCGCCGCTGACGGTAGGCACTGCACTCCAAGGCAAGCGAGGCTGGGCGGCTCTCGCTTTGGATGGGGACAACCTGATCGTGTGGGCCGCCGGTGACGGCGCGAATGCCATCACCCTGCCACAGCTGCGCTCAGAGCTATATGAGTTGGGCGCGGAGACCGCCCTTGCCCTGGACGGCGGCCAGAGCGTCAAGTACCGGGCAAAGGACGGGAGCGTATACATCAACAACGCCTCGCGGCCCGTGACCCAGCACTATATCTTTATCTGGCTCAAGCCGATCCCGACCAAGACCCAGTACAAGGTGCAGGTGGGGGCTTTCAGCGTCAAGTCCAACGCGGAGCGGCTACGGGACGAGCTGGCGGGTAAAGGCTATCCGGGGTTTATCACGGAGGTGCAGACATGA
- a CDS encoding hypothetical protein (Evidence 5 : No homology to any previously reported sequences), whose amino-acid sequence MSLVIHGDYPCHPDNYQGKRTQTVEYLVIHYVGALGDAQQNAWYYHNTPGIGASAHYFVGHAEDGADIWGSVPEDCVASHCGRTDNKYKHPTCRNANSIGIEMCCHQRKDGTWYFDQETIDRTVELARDIMARYGIDVDHVLRHYDVTGKICPAPFVNDASAWENFKERLVEDDMTKEEVQAMIDAAKPKVYTTLDEIPKWAQGLVERAISEGVIKGDGSGNLNLTIQDLKTLSMMDAAGLLD is encoded by the coding sequence ATGAGCCTAGTAATCCACGGAGATTACCCCTGCCACCCGGACAACTACCAGGGCAAGCGGACGCAGACGGTAGAGTACCTTGTTATTCACTACGTCGGAGCCCTGGGTGACGCCCAACAGAACGCGTGGTACTATCACAACACTCCGGGCATCGGCGCATCAGCCCACTATTTCGTTGGGCATGCTGAGGACGGCGCGGACATCTGGGGCAGCGTACCGGAGGACTGCGTAGCTTCCCATTGTGGACGCACCGACAATAAGTACAAGCACCCAACCTGCCGCAACGCCAATAGCATCGGCATAGAGATGTGTTGCCACCAGCGGAAGGATGGGACGTGGTACTTCGACCAGGAGACCATTGACCGCACCGTGGAGCTGGCCAGGGACATCATGGCCCGGTACGGCATCGACGTGGATCACGTACTGCGGCACTACGACGTGACCGGCAAGATATGCCCCGCGCCTTTCGTCAATGATGCGTCGGCATGGGAGAATTTTAAAGAAAGACTGGTGGAAGACGATATGACCAAAGAAGAAGTACAGGCCATGATTGACGCCGCAAAGCCCAAGGTATATACCACGCTGGACGAGATACCTAAGTGGGCGCAGGGGCTTGTGGAGAGGGCTATAAGCGAGGGCGTTATCAAGGGTGACGGCAGCGGCAATCTTAACCTTACCATCCAAGACCTGAAGACGCTGTCCATGATGGATGCGGCGGGGCTGCTGGACTAA